The Polyangium aurulentum genomic interval GCCCGCACGCTCGAGGTCCTCGACGACGCGGGCCTCGTCGCGCCGATCCTCGAGCGAGGCCGCCCGATCACGGGCGCGAGCTTCTTCTCGCCGACCATGGAGCGCGTCGGGGGTTTCACCATCGGCGAGATCGACTCGCATTACCCCTACCTGATGAGCCTGTCGCAGCGCGAGACCGAGATCGCCCTCGCCGAGGTGCTCGCGGGCAGGGGCACGCGGGTCGAGCGAAAGACGCGGCTCGAAGCGTTCACGCAGGACGCGGGCGGCGTGACGGCCACCCTCGCCACGGGCGACGGGAAAACCGAGGAGGTGCGGGCGGCGTACCTCCTCGGCTGCGACGGCTCGCACAGCGCGGTCCGCAAGGGCCTCGGGCTGCCGTTCGAGGGATCGACCTATCCGGTGCGCATCATCCAGGCGGACGTGCGCATCGACATGCCCGTGCCGCTGACGGACGAGTTCGGCATCTTCCTCGGCCCGAAGGGCATGCTCGCGCTCTTCCCGTTGCCGGGCGACAGGCGTTTCCGGATGCTCTCGTTCCTCGAGCCGAACGAGCCCGACTTCGAGCTGCCGGTGGAGCTTCCGTCGTTCAAGCACCTCATGGCCGAGCGCGGGCCCACGGGCGCGGTGGTGAGCGATCCGGCGTGGATGATCGATTTCCGCATCCATTGCCGCCTCGCGCCGCGCTACCGGCAGGGGCGGGTGTTCCTCGCGGGGGACGCGGCGCACATCCACAGCCCTGCGGGCGGGCAGGGGATGAACATGGGCATCCAGGACGCGTACAACCTCGCCTGGAAGCTCGGGCTCGCGCACCGGGGCAAGGGCAAGGAGATCCTGCTCGACTCGTACGAGGCCGAGCGACGCCCGGTCGCGGAGGCGACGCTGCGGGCGACGGACGCGGCGACCAAGGGCTTGCAGGCGATGCTGGCCCTGAAAAACCCGGTCGCGGTCGAGCTGCGCAATCACATCTTCGGCGTGGTGACGAGCCTCGGGTTCGTGCGGGCGCGGGCGACGCGGACGGTGTCGATGCTGGAGGTGGGGTATCCGAAGAGCCCGATCGTGGCGCAGGATCAGCCGCCGCTCTGGTCGGTGCGGCTCGTGGGCGGCGAGGAGGAGCGGCCGAGCCTGGGCGACTGGATGCATTTCGGCGACGGGCCCGCGCCGGGGATTCGCACGCCCGACGTTCCGCTCGGGCCTGGGGCGCCGCGCTCGACGCGCAGGGCCTTCACGATCTCGGGCGAGCCGCGCTCGACGCGCAATCCGCAGCCCGCGAGCGATGGTCTCGAGCGGCTGCACGACGCGCTGCGCGGCACGCACCACACGCTCTTGCTCTTCGATGGCCCGCAGCAGACGGGCGGCGGCTACGAGCGTTTTTCGCGCATCACGGAGACGGCGCGCGCGCGCGCGGGCGATCTGGTTCGCACGTTCGTGGTGGTGCCCGGGGGCGAGCGTCCCGAGGGGCTCGCGCCAGAGGCGAGCGTTCTTTTCGATCCGGAAGGCGAGCTGCACCGCAGGTTCGGGGCGCGGTCGGAGTGCCTTTACCTCGTGCGCCCGGACGGCTACGTGGGGTATCGCTGCCAGCCTGCGGACGAGCATCGGTTCGCGGCGTATCTCGAGAGGATTTTCACGACCGCCCAGGCGTGACGATGTCCGCACCTCCCGCCGGATCCGCGCCGCCTCGTCCCGGGGAGCTGACCCTCGACGAGGCGCGCGCGCTGCTCGAGGCGCACATTCGCAAGACGACCTGGGGCCGCCGAGGGCTCGCGGCGCGGCTGCCGGTCTTCGCGTTCGAGCGCACGGGCGCCTTCGACGTCGTCTTCGCGTTCTTCACCGAGTCGCGCCGCGTGGAGCAGACGCACGAGCCTTATTCGGGCGGCGGCGTCGATGGCCCCGAGAATGGCGCGGCGCCTGCGCCCTGGGACATTCCGGCGCCGATGCCTCCGAGCTTCACGCCCGAGCATCGCGTCGCCATTCGCGTGCCGCACACCGAGGTCGTGCGCACCTGCGGTCGCTGCGGGGGCGATGGCAAGCTGACCTGCTCGGAATGCGGGGGCAGCGGGAAGGTGCGTTGCTCCTCCTGCGGGGGCGATGGGAAGGTGTCGCGCTCGCGCACGGTGACCGAGACGAATTCGCAGGGGCAAACCACGTCGCGGACCGAGCATTCCACCGAGTCGTGCTGGTCTTGCGGCACCACGGGCCGGGTGGGCTGCTCGCGGTGCGGGGCGGACGGCAAGATCACGTGCGGGACCTGCGGGGGAATGGGCAGGCTGCGGCATTTCGCGCTCCTGCACGTGCTCTGGAAGACCCGGACGAGCAGCGAGCAGATCGAGCGGACGGACCTGCCTGACAACCTCGTCGCGCTCGCGGGTGGAGACGTGATTCACCAGGAGGACGAGGCGCGGATCGAGCCCGGGCGCGGCGGCGAGGGCGGCGGGGGGCCTTATCGCGGGGTCGCCGTTCGCGTGAATGCCGACGTCGAGGCGGCGGCGAACCGGCTGATCGATCTGCACCGCGTGCCGGAGGGCGACAAGCTGCACCGGCAGCGGCTCGTGGTGCGCGCGGTGCCGGTGTACGAGGCCCGGTATCACTGGGGCCACGAGGTGCGGCGGTTCTGGATCTTCGGCAAGGATCGGCGGGTGCACGCGCCGCAATTCCCGATCTCGCGTCTTCGCGTGGCTGGCGCGGCGCTGGGCAGCGTGGCGGTGCCGGCGACGCTCGCGGTGGGCCTCGCGCTCGGAAAGCGCCCGGAGCCGCCCGAGCCGGTCGTCTCGTACGAGCCGCCGACGACGATTGCAGCGCCCGTCTCGCCGACATCGATCCCGATGCCCGTGAGACCGCCGCCGCCTCCTCCGCTGACGCATGCAAAGGGGACGCGCCCGGCGGCGCCTCCTGAGAAAGCGGTGATCGAGCTGCGCACGGATCCCCCGGGGCTCGAGGTGCTGGTGAAGGGGCGCAAGGTGGGCGTCTCGCCGCTGTTCCTGACCATTGACGCAAAAAGCGGAGGGCCGTGCTCGGGCGGGACCTGCACGGGCGGGATGTGCAGCGGGGGCACGTGTGTTGGCGGGACGTGCAGCGGTGGGAGCTGTGCGAGCGGCGATGTGATGTGCTCGGGCGGGAGCTGCATGGGCGGGATGTGCAGCGGCGCGACGTGCACCGGGCAGCGCTGCGAGGGCGCGAAATGCCCCGAGGGCCATCGCTGTTCGGGAGCCGCGTGCTCGGGCGGGAGCTGCGCGGGGGCGACGTGCACGGGCGGGATGTGCGCGGGGGCCGTCTGCGCGGGGAGCACGTGCGTCGGGGGGAGCTGCGTCGGCGGGAGCTGCGCGGGCGCGTGCGCGGGAGGCGCGTGCGGGGGAGGCACGTGCGAGCCGGTGACCGAGGTGAAGCTGCGCGGGGCGGGGGCGGAGCGGGTGATTGTGGTGGGGCCTTCGGATGGGGAGCTGATCGAGGTGCGGTGAGGGCTGAGAGCGCGTTCTGCGGCGGTTCCACACGTGGCATGGGGGGCGGCAGGTCAGGAGGGGGCGGTGACACGTGTGGATGCGGGTCGAGGAGACCTCCGACGACCACGGACACCGTGTACATGGCCGGGGGAGAGCTCCGCGGGCCGGATGCCGGCGTGAGAGCGGAGCGAGGTGGGCTCGCGGAGGTGCGGACGCGTGTGGATGCAGCCCGAGGAGACCTCCCCGGGCGAGGTCCACACGGCGCACTGGCTTCGGGAGGGCTCCCGAGGCCGTGACCACGGTGGACGTGGTCGATCCTGACCTCGGAAGGCCAGTGTCACGTGTGGAAGTGGTCGGGGACGGTCTCTTTGGGAGGTAGGGTTACGGTTTCGGGTCAGACCCCGAGCGTGCGTAGGAGCTTGTCGAGGCTGCGGGATCCGTGGCGGCCGGGGCCGAAGGTGCGTGCGGTCGCGAACGAGAGGGCCTCGAAGAGCTTGGGGCCGTCGACCGTCTTGACGTAGGGGCGGCCGAGCAGGTCCGCGAGCTCGTCGAGCCCCTTGTTGTTGCGCTTGCCCAGGTGACCTTCGAAGGAGGTGAACTTGGGGGCGGCCTTGAAGTGGCCGCCTTTGAAGAGGCCGCGTGCGTCGGCGAGGATCCAGGCTTCGAAGGAGCGGTCGGCGACGACGACGGCGAGGCCTTTGGGATCACGTCCGCGGCTGCGCAGCTCGGTGGTGAGGGCGGAGGTGACGGCCTGGGCGAGCTGGCCGGGGCATTCTTTGCGTTCTTCGCGATCGAGGCAGAAGACGATGCGGGAGCGTCCAGCGGCCTGATGCGCGATGACGTGTGGGGCTGCGAGCCGTGCGATTCCGATGGGCGGGCGCTCGGCGCCCACGCCGCGCAGGTTGATGGCGCGCAGGAGCGGGCAGCCGTCGAGGAGCCGTGCGAGCTTGGGGAGGGCGACGAACTCGGTTTGGCCCTCGACGATGAGGCCGACTTCCGGGAGGGCGCGGCGCGCCTGCTTCACCGCTCCGCTCCGGGGACGCCGCCGAGAGAGCCGCCGAGCCAGACGTCGCCGAGCTTCTGGCCGCTCTCGGCGAGGATGCTGCGGAGGGCGTGCTCTTTTTCGAGCGCGGGGGTGACGATGGTGCCGCGCTTGTCGTCGTTCTCGACGATGAAGAGGGAGGCGGGGTCCTTGACGGCGTCGACGACGACGGGGGAGTGGGTGGTGAGGATGAGGGGCTCTTTGCGCGGAGGATCTTCCTGGGCGCGCTCCATGATGCGCTGGAGAGCCCAGGGGTGGAGGGCGTTTTCAGGTTCCTCGATGACGAGGATTTTATCCGTCGTCGTCTCCAGCGCCACCAAGAGCGCGAGGGCGTGGATGACGCCATCGGAGACGTTTCCTTCGCCGAGCTCGGCGTCAATGCCTCGTTCTTTGAAAGAAACAGCGATGCGCCCGGGTTGATAATGAATCGTCGAGACATCCTCGATCCGCGGGTACACCTCACGCAGACCTGCCAGCACTCTGTGGAATGCCTCTGTCGGGGGTTTCCCGGGTGGGCGCAACCGTTCGAGTGCGAGAGGAAGCCCGCCGCCCGCGGGGCTCATGTCTCGACCATAAACACGCTCGCCCAGGCGCGAGTCTTCGCGGAGCGCGGTAGCATCGAGGCGAATACGTCGAATCGCGGGACCACCGATGAAATCGCCAAGGGCCAGTGTCTCAGCACCTTGCTTGTGAGCTTCCTCCGCCTTGGTCCGGATGTAATCACTCAGCACCTGGTTCTCGGGTGTGGTGAGAAAGTCGATGCCATCATCTGTGCGCACTACATGAAGAAACCTTGAGCCGTTTCGATCAAGCCATGCCTCTTCGCGTGAGACATGGCTCATATCGGTCGTTGCACGCCGCTTCAGCACTACGTCTACGAAGGATGTGGAACGTTCACTTTGTCCGCGCTCATCTACCCGAGGGTGGTGCTTTGATGCTGAAAACCGCATCCACGCTGCGGCCTTCTTCCGCCGTCTCACGAGCTGGTCATACCCTCCAAACAGCTCCAGAGCCTCGGTTGTCTCCGACTTGAGCAGCTCCAGCATCACCGCCAGCGCCTGCACCACGTTCGACTTGCCCGCCCCGTTCGGCCCAACGAGCACCATGAACGGCTGCATGTCGAGGTGAAGCCTCTTGATGGATTTGAAGTTCTCCACCTCGAACCAGCTCAACATCGCGACACCTCGTCCCTCACGTCGTCTTCGCCCCCTTCTTCTTCCTCACCGCCGGGATCGTCCCCGACCCGCCCCGCGCCCTGCGCGTGCTCCCCGGCGGCACCGAGAACCCCGACGCCTCCAGCTCCCTCAGCCCGATCAGCTTCGCATCCGCCGGCAACGCGAGCGCCGCACGGAACAGCACCGCCCACAGCTCCGCATCGTTCCCCGGCCACGGGTGCTCCACCAGCGCCTTCAGCGCGTGCCCGTCCAGCCCGATCGGCGTTTGCCGCAGCCGATGCCCGATCCGCATCAACGCATCCCGCACGAGCGCGTGCAGGTCCTCCGCCCGCGAGCCCAGCTCCGGCAGCGCCACCGCCCGGTCCCCGAGACGGTCCGCGAGCGACTCGATCAGCTTCCCCGACGCCGCCACCGCGCTCACCGACCCGGGCAGCGCCACCACGAGGCCCACCTCTTCGAGCGACGCCGACGCGATCCGCTGCTGCACGAGCGGCGGCAGCATGTGCGCATCCAGCACCACCAGCGTCCCGCCCGCTGCCGCGCGGAAGGGCGAGGCCTCGCGATCCTGCCAGCGCGCCACGTCGTGCTCCGCCGGGCTCGTCCCGTCCACGATCACCATCGCGCCGCCCTTCCGCGGTGACAGGAGGTGCACGAACGCCGCCCACGCCACCGCGTCGATCCCGGGCGCGGCAACGAGCGTCACGGGACCCGTCCCCTGCGCCTGCGCCTCGAGCTGCTGCGCCGCCGCCTGCGCCGCCGGGCTGTAGAGCGCCACCCGCGCAGGGCCCTCCAGCATGCGCGCGATCGCCCGGAACTGACCCTCGACGCGCTCGATCTCCGCCGCCAGGCGCCGCTTGCCCGCCTGGACCTCCTCGAGCTCGCCGCGCGCCAGCAGCTCTCGATCGCGCGAGCGAGACAGCATCGCCGACACGCCGATCACCGCGCCCAGCCGGTCCGACAAGGCCCGCAGCGCGCGCACCTCCTCGAGCGTCATCGGCGCCGTCCGCGCCCCCTGCGGCACCGAGACCGCGCCGATCGGGCCGTCCGCGTCCTTCACCACGCTCATCGCCGCGATGCGCCGCTCCTCCATCCACGCGATCAGCGGACGAACCTCGGGCCGGCGCACCGCCACCGCGCGCATCGCCTCGATCCGCAAGATGCGCTCCGGCTCCTCGTCGGCGAGGGCCAGGAGCCGCAGCGGCAGCTCGGCCCTCTCCACGTGCAGAAAGCCCGCGCGGTCCACGCTCACCACCTCGCCCGGAAAGAGACGGTAGAGCGCAGGCGGATTGACGTTGTCGCCCGCCGCCCGGCGCAGCTCGATCAGCGCCGCCTGGAGCGCCCCGTCCGGGTCCGGGCTCATGGCCGCGCGCGTCGCCGCGTCGAACGCCGACAGCCACCGGCCGCTCGCCGGGCCCACCCTGCGCGCGAGGCGCGGGGCGAAGAGCGTCGCCACCGCGCACGCCGCCGCCGCAAAGAACGCGATCGGCCCCGCCTGCCAGGGCCGCACGTGGATCAAGTACACCGACCCGAGCGCGAACGGGCCCGCGAGCGCCGTCGCCGCGAGCGTCATGCGCAGCGTCCGCGACACCGTGTCCGGCTCCGCCGTCGACGCCGTGAACGCCGCCGCGATCGCCGCCACCGCCACCGCCACCGGCAGGATCTCCTCCGGCGGCGCGACGTTCACCACCGCCCCCAAGAGGCCCACCGCGAGCGCGGCCGAGCCCATCCACAACGCCGCCTGCGCGCGCTCGGCCACGCCGAGCTCCGCGCGCCGCATCGCCGCGAGCCGCGCCGCCGCGAAGAGCTGAATGCCGAGCGAGCCGAGCGCCGCCGCCGCGGTCGCGTAATCGATGAGGAGCGGATCGAGCCCGTCGGTTCGTTCGGGCAAGACCGCGCGCGCCGCGGGCAGGGCCGTCGCCACCGTCCAGAGCAGGGCCGCGAAGGCAGCCGCGTCGAGCCGGCGCGTCTCCGGCGTCGGCTGGCACATGCCGCCGAGCGGCGCGATGCGCGCGAGCGCCCAGAGCGAGCCCATGGCCGCGAGCGCCGCGCCCAGGTTCTCTCCCGCGACGAACCCGGGCGTCGCCGTCCCGCACCGCGACGCGACGTGAATCGCCGCGCCCGTCAGGGTCAGCCGCGCGGCCGAGCGAGCCTCCGGGTCGACGCGATCCTCACCCCGCGCGCTCGGCGCCGTGAGCCAGAAGCCGAGCGCGAGCAGCGCGGGCAGCGCGAAGAGCGCCCCGAGCGCGAGCGGATGCCCGCCCGTCGCCCGCAAGGCCGCAAATGCGGCGTACGCCACGGCGACGGCCGCGATCCAGAATGATCGGAGCCGCCACGACATCGAGCGCGCAGGGTAGCGCCAGGGGCGGGCGAGGGCCAAGCGAGGTGGGAGCCGTGCTGCATTCCGCAAGGCGCGGTCGATTTTTCAGGACGTTCGGCCGGTTCGACACATGTACCCGCCAGGGGGAGAGCGCGTGGAGAGCGTCGTACATGGCAGAGTCCAAAGAAGACGACAGCGTCGACCTGATCTTGCGCCACGTCTCGCATCGGTTCCCGGACGATCTCGCGCGCGCGCTCCTGGGCGCCGGCGTGGCCGTCACGGCCGTTCCTTACGAGACGCAGCTCGACGCCCGCCATCGGCGGCTCGACCGCGCGCTCGACGCGAACGTGGATGGGGAGCGACGAATCCTGCATTTCGAGTGGCAGGGGGACTTGCCGCCCGAGGTATCCTTTCGCGTTTACGAATACAATGCATTCCTGGCCCTCGCGGTGGCGGCCGAGGCGGGTGGGAGGAAGGGGCCGGTGCCGCGCATCGACAGCGTGGTCGTGCTCCTCGGCGGCCGTGAGGAGCCCTGGCCGGATTACGGCTCCTACCGCACGTCCAGCGAGGACGCGCCATTCTCGGGCGTGCATTACCGCATCGAGGCCGTCTATCAGCGGACCGTGGCGGAGCTGGAAGCGAGGGGCAGCCCGTTCTGGCTGGTGTTTGTCCCGCTCGCCGTCGACGCGGATCGGCCCAAGATCAGGAGGGTTGTCGAGGCGCTGCGGACGCAAGCGTCATCCAGGGCGTTCGACGAGCTGGGCGTGGCCATGGCCGTGCTGGCGGAGGCCGACCGCCGCAGACGAGGGCTCGCGGATGTGGTACGTTCTCTTTTGCCAAGGGAGTTGGTCATGCAAAGCTCGATCTACAAGGAAGGCAAGGAACAGGGTCGCTTCGAGGGGCAACTCGAGCAGCTCGCGCACCTGTTCGAGCGGCGGCTAGCCCGCGCCCTCACCCCGGAGGAGCACGCCACCCTGGTCGAACGGGTTCAAGAGCAGGGCGCCATGCCGGTCAGCGATGTCGTGCTCGACCTGTCGCGTGAAGACCTCGCCGCCTGGCTCACCACGAAGAACGGTCACTGATCCCCCCAGATCCCACGCGTTTGGCACGCCAATCCGCAAGCCGAAGGTCATTCCTCATGCGCACGCTCCTCCCCCTGCTGCTCGCCGGTTCGACGCTGGTCGCCTGTCAGGACGCCTCGCGCGATCCCGCGCCTCCGCTCACCCCGGACCCCAACGCGGTGCGGCCGACGCCCGCCGTCACGCAGGCGGCGCAACCGACGCCGCCCGTGCAGACCGCGCAACCGGCGCAGCCCGCGCAGCCCGCGCAGCCGGCGGGAGAGGTGGCGAAGGAGCCGGGGGATACCTCGCCGGCGGTGTTCGAGGGCACGGCCGGGGTCACCGAGAAGAAGATCCCCGAGGTGCAGACGTACGAGCTGCGCTCGGTCCGGGCGGGCCGTCACCCGGGGTTCGATCGGGTCGTGTTCGAATACGCGGGGAAGACGCTGCCGGGATATCGCATCGAGTACATCGACAAGCCGGTGGAGCGCTGCGGCACCGGGGACAAGGTGACGGTGGCCGGTCAGGGCAGGCTGAAGGTGCGCATGACCCCGGCCCGGGCGCATGACGAGAAGGCCAAGCCGACCGTGACCCACAGCGACACGCGCCCGGGGCTGCCGGTGATGCTGGAGCTGGTCCCGACGTGCGATTTCGAGGGAGAGCTGAGCTGGGTGGTCGGGGTCGCGGCGCCGAACAAGTACCGCGTGCTCGAGCTGAGCGACCCGCCGCGGCTCGTGGTCGACGTGCGGCACTGAGGGGCGCGCCCCGTCACGGGCCCTGGGCGGAGATCCAGTCGCGCACGCACGCGAGCTCCGCCGCCGTGAGCATCGGACGGCCGAGCGGCATGGGCGATCCGCACGCGGTGGCGGGCGTGAGCTTGTCGTAGAGCAGGCTGCCCTCGGGGTCGATCGGATCGACCAGGATGCCCGGACAATCGCGCCCCATCTGATTGACGAGCCGCTCGGCCACGCCCGGCGCGACGAGGTCGAGCCCCGCGGCGGGCTCGGCGCCCTCGTGGCAGATGGAGCCGCCGCAGCGCTCGACGAACAGCTCGCCCGGGATGTCGGGGCAGACGAAGGGCGCGCCCTCGAGGAAGCGGTCGGGATCCTCGAGGACCCCGGGGCAGCCGGCCAGGACGGCGGTGGCGAGGAAGAGAAGCGAAGGCCGAAGGCGCGCGCGTTCACGGTGCATAGTCGATCCCGATCTCGACGCCGCCGAACTGATCGAGGGCGCCGCCCGCCACGTACGGGTCTCCCGGCACGGGCTCGAAGGACGAGTAGAAACGCTCGTAGGCGAGCCTCAACGTGACCCGCGCCCCGCGCGCGACGCCGAGCCCGAGCCCGAGCCCCACGTCGATGCCGCCCACCTCG includes:
- a CDS encoding FAD-dependent monooxygenase; amino-acid sequence: MTLDALVVGAGPVGLTMAAELGRHGLSCRIIDMNEGPSLWSKAQIIHARTLEVLDDAGLVAPILERGRPITGASFFSPTMERVGGFTIGEIDSHYPYLMSLSQRETEIALAEVLAGRGTRVERKTRLEAFTQDAGGVTATLATGDGKTEEVRAAYLLGCDGSHSAVRKGLGLPFEGSTYPVRIIQADVRIDMPVPLTDEFGIFLGPKGMLALFPLPGDRRFRMLSFLEPNEPDFELPVELPSFKHLMAERGPTGAVVSDPAWMIDFRIHCRLAPRYRQGRVFLAGDAAHIHSPAGGQGMNMGIQDAYNLAWKLGLAHRGKGKEILLDSYEAERRPVAEATLRATDAATKGLQAMLALKNPVAVELRNHIFGVVTSLGFVRARATRTVSMLEVGYPKSPIVAQDQPPLWSVRLVGGEEERPSLGDWMHFGDGPAPGIRTPDVPLGPGAPRSTRRAFTISGEPRSTRNPQPASDGLERLHDALRGTHHTLLLFDGPQQTGGGYERFSRITETARARAGDLVRTFVVVPGGERPEGLAPEASVLFDPEGELHRRFGARSECLYLVRPDGYVGYRCQPADEHRFAAYLERIFTTAQA
- a CDS encoding DUF4276 family protein; amino-acid sequence: MKQARRALPEVGLIVEGQTEFVALPKLARLLDGCPLLRAINLRGVGAERPPIGIARLAAPHVIAHQAAGRSRIVFCLDREERKECPGQLAQAVTSALTTELRSRGRDPKGLAVVVADRSFEAWILADARGLFKGGHFKAAPKFTSFEGHLGKRNNKGLDELADLLGRPYVKTVDGPKLFEALSFATARTFGPGRHGSRSLDKLLRTLGV
- a CDS encoding AAA family ATPase, translating into MLSWFEVENFKSIKRLHLDMQPFMVLVGPNGAGKSNVVQALAVMLELLKSETTEALELFGGYDQLVRRRKKAAAWMRFSASKHHPRVDERGQSERSTSFVDVVLKRRATTDMSHVSREEAWLDRNGSRFLHVVRTDDGIDFLTTPENQVLSDYIRTKAEEAHKQGAETLALGDFIGGPAIRRIRLDATALREDSRLGERVYGRDMSPAGGGLPLALERLRPPGKPPTEAFHRVLAGLREVYPRIEDVSTIHYQPGRIAVSFKERGIDAELGEGNVSDGVIHALALLVALETTTDKILVIEEPENALHPWALQRIMERAQEDPPRKEPLILTTHSPVVVDAVKDPASLFIVENDDKRGTIVTPALEKEHALRSILAESGQKLGDVWLGGSLGGVPGAER
- a CDS encoding AMIN-like domain-containing (lipo)protein; protein product: MRTLLPLLLAGSTLVACQDASRDPAPPLTPDPNAVRPTPAVTQAAQPTPPVQTAQPAQPAQPAQPAGEVAKEPGDTSPAVFEGTAGVTEKKIPEVQTYELRSVRAGRHPGFDRVVFEYAGKTLPGYRIEYIDKPVERCGTGDKVTVAGQGRLKVRMTPARAHDEKAKPTVTHSDTRPGLPVMLELVPTCDFEGELSWVVGVAAPNKYRVLELSDPPRLVVDVRH